Proteins found in one Rhodovulum sp. MB263 genomic segment:
- the rpsP gene encoding 30S ribosomal protein S16, translated as MALKLRLARGGSKKRPFYRIVVTDSRMPRDGRFIEKLGVYNPLLAKDSEERVKMDVERAQHWISQGAQPTDRVARMLEAAGVLTKTERSNPKKGEPGDKAKKRAEEKAAKAAEANEAE; from the coding sequence ATGGCTCTGAAACTTCGTCTCGCCCGCGGCGGCTCGAAAAAGCGTCCCTTCTACCGGATCGTCGTCACCGACAGCCGCATGCCCCGCGACGGCCGCTTCATCGAGAAGCTGGGCGTCTACAACCCGCTCCTGGCCAAGGACAGCGAAGAGCGCGTGAAGATGGATGTCGAGCGTGCGCAGCACTGGATCAGCCAGGGCGCCCAGCCGACCGACCGCGTTGCCCGGATGCTGGAAGCCGCCGGCGTTCTGACCAAGACCGAGCGCAGCAACCCCAAGAAGGGCGAGCCCGGCGACAAGGCCAAGAAACGTGCCGAGGAAAAGGCCGCCAAGGCCGCTGAAGCCAACGAGGCCGAATAA
- a CDS encoding chorismate mutase produces the protein MTDDASRAAELLKEHRASIDRLDAILVYTLGERFKHTQSVGRLKATHGLPPSDPAREDQQIARLEELARQADLDPEFAKKFLNFIIQEVIRHHIEHQK, from the coding sequence TTGACTGACGACGCAAGCCGTGCCGCCGAGCTTCTCAAGGAGCACCGGGCCAGCATCGACCGGCTCGACGCCATCCTCGTCTACACCCTGGGCGAGCGCTTCAAGCACACCCAGTCGGTGGGCCGGCTGAAGGCCACCCACGGCCTGCCGCCCTCGGACCCGGCACGCGAGGACCAGCAGATCGCACGGCTCGAGGAGCTGGCCCGCCAGGCCGATCTCGATCCGGAATTCGCCAAGAAATTCCTGAACTTCATCATTCAGGAAGTGATCCGTCACCATATCGAACACCAGAAATAG